The DNA segment ATTTTTACAAGAAGCAAAGGCGTATGCTTTGGATAATGAAAAACTTGATAAAGCAATATTTTTGATTACAAGTTCGGGAGATACTTTGCGAGAGTTTGCTTTAAAATGTGTTGAAAGTGCAAAAAAATTAGAGAGATTTAATCCAAAAGATATTACAAATATTTTATTAAAAGCTTCAGAATTAGAAAAAGAAGCTTTTAAAATTTTAAAAACTATTTAATAAAATTAATTAGATAAGCTCTATTATTTTCATCAATACTAATAAAAATAGAATTATTAAAATCAGAATTTAGCATATCTATAATATCTGATATACTAGAAAGATTTTCAAAGTTTTTTACTAAAGAAGAGCGAATATTTAAATTTCCTATTTGGTTTTGTGCAAATTTATTTAAGGCTACCATATCAAAATCAATACTATTTAAGAAGTTGTTTAAATCAGATAAATTTTGGAAATATTCAACTAATTCTAATTTTGCAATACAATTATCTTTCACTGAATCAATATATAACCAAGAAGAGTTATCTTTTAATAAAAGAGAATCTTTTTGTATATCTTTTAGCTGAGATTGAGGTATATTTTTTAAAGATTCATCTATATAACCGATTAAAAAACTATTTGTATAGTTACTTTTATATTCAAAAAAAATAGTTTGAAGTGTTTTTTCAAAAGATAGCTCATTTGATGAAATAGTATAATTGTTTCCTTTACTATTTATAGCTTTTGAGATATAAAAACCAGTATTATTTGTATTGATATTTAAAAAATCGAAAGGCATTATAGGATTAGCATCTTTTAACTCATTTAAAACTTTATAAGTCTCTTCTATATTTCCATTATTAGTTGAAGCATAAATTGATAAATTTTTATCATAGTTTATGTTTTTAAGACAATTTATAGCTCCATAAATTGCAAGAAGATTTAACTTTGATACTCTTCTTAAATCAAAACTAACTAATTCTTTTAAAAATTTTTTATACTCTTTGTCTTCTTTATAATCATCTTCAACTTTAAATATTGATTTTATGTACATAACTTAACTCTTATTTGATAAAATTATAGAGGCATTACTTCCTCCAAATCCAACAAAATGAAATAAAACAGTTCCTTTATTTACTTTTTTGCTTTGTAAAAGTGGTGTAAAATTAACATTTTCATAACTATTCTTAAAATTTATTGTTTTTGGTAAAGTCCCATTTTTGATAGATTCACACAAGAGAATAATTTCATTAGAACCACAAGCACCTAATGTATGCCCAATATAAGGTTTTAGAATAACAATATCACATTTTTGATTCTGTTTTTTAAATAAACTATCAAGAGCTGTTACTTCAGATAAATTTGAATTCTCACTTCCAGTTGCATGAGCTTTTATACAAGTTAAATCTTTAATTTCTAGATTAGCCTTTTTTATAGTATTTTCTAAGCATAATAAAGTAGCTTCACCAGTTGGGTTTGAACTTGTAATTGAATGATCATCAAAACTATTCGCATAAGATATTATTTCAAAATCATCAGTATTCTTTTTTGATGTTTCAAGAATAATTGCACTACATGCTTCACCCAAAATTAAACCATCACTATCTTTATCAAAAGGCTTATACTCTCCACTAGGGCTTAATAACATTAAAGACTCAAAACCTTTATATGTAGATTGATTGAAAAACTCAAAACCAATAACAATGGCTTTTTTTATTTGATTATTTTTTATCTGTTCACTTGCTTTTATTATTGCATTTGTACTTGAAGTACAAGCTGTATGGATGATTGTACTTTGATAATTTGAACAAATTAAGTCTTCTAAGTATTTTGTAATATTTTTAAATCCAATAGAATCTAAACTGTTTTTATTTAAAAAAGATTCTTCTAATATAGATATTGAGTTCGATGTTGAAGCCAAAAAAATATGAAGCTCTTTTTGTTCATCTTTTGAAAGTTTTGCATCTTCTATTGCATCAAGTACAACTTGAGATAATAAGGAATAAAATTTATCTTTTTGCGAATCAAAATTTCTTTTTATTCTATAATAATTCAGACCTTCAAAATTATTATGTAAATAATCTTTATATGTTTCATCATTAATACTTTCAAATGTTTTTATACATTCAAATTTATTATTTCCTAAAGCACAAATAATTGAAGAACCCGTTATAAATGTTTTATGCATTTTTGATTAAATATTCTTCTAAACTATTAATTGATTGCATAATTTTTCTAAGTTCTTTACTATCTGTTGTTTTAAGTCCATATTTTTTATGAATAGCCATTGATATTTGTAATGCATCCATTGAGTCAAGTTCTAAAATAGAATCTGGTCCAAATAAAGCTTCATCATCTTTAATATCATCAATGTCACACTCTTTTTCACACTCTTCAATTATTAATTTTTTTAATTCATATTTTAAGTCTGACATCAAAATTCCCTTTTTTTTAGTAATAAATTTGCAAAAATGAGGCATATTGTACCAAAAATCAATAAGTAGCACAAATAAAGTCTTATATCATTGAAATTTCCAGCACGAACTAAAACCTCCAAGAAGCTTTCAAGTCCCCATGACATAGGGGAAAATATGCTTAAATCTTGCATAAACTGTGGCATCACAAATTTAGGAACCATAATTCCAGCAATAGCAGCAAAAATGATATTTATAACTCCTCCAATAGAAGTTGCTTCTTCTGTTGTTTTACTTATATTTGCTATTAGAAGTGCAAAACTAATTGCTGCGAAAGAGACAACAAAAGAGATTAAAATTAATAAAAAAAGATTTCCTTGAATATCTAATTTATCTCCACCAAATAAAGGAACAATGAAAATTCCTACTAAAAACATAAGAATAATTTGGATTTGGTTAATGATAAAATATGGTAGAATTTTTCCTAAAAGTATTAGATATAAAGGTACATTTATACTTTTTATTCTTTGAATAGTTCCAAAGCTTTTTTCATTTATAAATGTATTTGAAATAGGAATTAAAATAAAAAACATCGAAAAAATTAACCAAGCTGGAACGCTTTGTTGTACAGAATTTATCTTGAAACTATCTTTTTCATTTTTAAATATATATTTATTAGTTATAAAACTATCTAAGTTATCTAAACTTCTTGCATCAATTTTTGAATCAATAAAAAATTCTTTAGTGATAGATTTTGATATTAATTTAACCAATTCGTTTTTTAAAATGATTTGTAATTCATATTTAGTATCTGGTTTACTTAGTATTTCAATAGAAAAATCTTTATTATTATCTTTTATTTTTCTTTTAAAATCTTTATCAAGTTTTACAATAAAATCATAATTTTTGTTGTACATAATAGATGCAGGTTCATTTTCATCTTCTAAATAACTTTCAAAATAAGGGTTTTTATTAATATTTTCTATAATTTCTGAAATATCTTTATTTGAAGAACTTAATATTG comes from the Arcobacter lacus genome and includes:
- a CDS encoding beta-ketoacyl synthase N-terminal-like domain-containing protein, translated to MHKTFITGSSIICALGNNKFECIKTFESINDETYKDYLHNNFEGLNYYRIKRNFDSQKDKFYSLLSQVVLDAIEDAKLSKDEQKELHIFLASTSNSISILEESFLNKNSLDSIGFKNITKYLEDLICSNYQSTIIHTACTSSTNAIIKASEQIKNNQIKKAIVIGFEFFNQSTYKGFESLMLLSPSGEYKPFDKDSDGLILGEACSAIILETSKKNTDDFEIISYANSFDDHSITSSNPTGEATLLCLENTIKKANLEIKDLTCIKAHATGSENSNLSEVTALDSLFKKQNQKCDIVILKPYIGHTLGACGSNEIILLCESIKNGTLPKTINFKNSYENVNFTPLLQSKKVNKGTVLFHFVGFGGSNASIILSNKS
- a CDS encoding phosphopantetheine-binding protein; translated protein: MSDLKYELKKLIIEECEKECDIDDIKDDEALFGPDSILELDSMDALQISMAIHKKYGLKTTDSKELRKIMQSINSLEEYLIKNA
- a CDS encoding ABC transporter permease, producing MFYYILKKEFKLIFRDIHALLVLFLMPTIFILIMSLALKNSYSQTIDTKLKVAILSSSNKDISEIIENINKNPYFESYLEDENEPASIMYNKNYDFIVKLDKDFKRKIKDNNKDFSIEILSKPDTKYELQIILKNELVKLISKSITKEFFIDSKIDARSLDNLDSFITNKYIFKNEKDSFKINSVQQSVPAWLIFSMFFILIPISNTFINEKSFGTIQRIKSINVPLYLILLGKILPYFIINQIQIILMFLVGIFIVPLFGGDKLDIQGNLFLLILISFVVSFAAISFALLIANISKTTEEATSIGGVINIIFAAIAGIMVPKFVMPQFMQDLSIFSPMSWGLESFLEVLVRAGNFNDIRLYLCYLLIFGTICLIFANLLLKKREF